The proteins below are encoded in one region of Halichoerus grypus chromosome X, mHalGry1.hap1.1, whole genome shotgun sequence:
- the TENT5D gene encoding terminal nucleotidyltransferase 5D has translation MSEIRFSNLSWDQVITLDQVLDEVIPIHGRGNFPTLEVKPKDIIQVVKDQLIEQGIIVKDTRLNGSTASYILASHSGISYKDLDVIFGIDLPSDQEFQVVKDAVLGCLLDFLPKGVKKEKITLKIMKEAYVQKMVKICNKHDRWSLISLSNNTGKNVELKFVNSLRRQFEFSVDSFQIVLDPMLEFYSDKNAKLTKESYPVVVAESMYGDFQEAMTHLQYKLISTRKPEEIRGGGLLKYSNLLVREFKPACEAEMKTLERYMCSRFFIDFPDVVEQQKKIESYLHNHFIGEEKSKYDYLMTLHGVVNESTVCLMGHERRQTLNMITLMALKVLGEQNILPNTDNVTCFYQPAPYFATEGGYPTYYVTSGPPPIFFQPYYPLHFHVPNGMV, from the coding sequence ATGTCAGAAATCAGATTTAGCAATCTCAGCTGGGATCAAGTTATAACACTGGATCAAGTGTTAGATGAAGTAATTCCAATTCACGGAAGGGGGAATTTCCCCACACTGGAGGTAAAACCAAAAGATATCATTCAAGTTGTGAAAGATCAATTGATAGAGCAAGGAATTATTGTTAAAGATACCCGATTGAATGGTTCCACAGCAAGTTATATACTTGCAAGCCACAGTGGAATCAGCTATAAGGATCTAGATGTTATTTTTGGCATTGATCTACCAAGTGATCAGGAATTTCAGGTTGTTAAGGATGCAGTTCTTGGTTGTCTACTTGACTTTTTACCAAAAGgtgtaaaaaaggaaaagatcacCCTAAAGATCATGAAAGAGGCTTATGTGCAAAAGATGGTCAAAATTTGCAATAAGCACGATCGTTGGagtctcatttctctttcaaacaATACTGGAAAGAATGTAGAGCTAAAATTTGTGAATTCACTCAGACGACAATTTGAATTTAGTGTTGATTCCTTTCAAATTGTTTTGGATCCCATGTTAGAATTCTACAGTGACAAAAATGCTAAACTAACTAAAGAATCCTATCCTGTTGTGGTAGCTGAAAGCATGTATGGAGACTTCCAAGAAGCAATGACACATTTGCAATACAAGCTTATATCTactagaaaacctgaagagattAGAGGTGGTGGCCTTCTGAAGTACAGCAACTTGCTGGTTCGTGAATTTAAGCCAGCTTGTGAAGCAGAAATGAAGACACTGGAACGTTATATGTGTTCTAGATTCTTCATTGATTTTCCTGATGTAGTAGAACAGCAAAAGAAGATTGAATCGTACCTCCATAACCATTTCATAGGTGAAGAAAAGAGCAAATATGACTACCTTATGACCTTGCATGGAGTTGTGAATGAAAGCACTGTTTGCCTCATGGGTCACGAAAGGAGGCAGACACTCAATATGATCACCCTTATGGCTTTAAAAGTACTTGGAGAACAGAATATACTACCCAATACAGATAATGTAACTTGCTTTTATCAGCCTGCTCCATACTTTGCTACTGAGGGAGGGTACCCTACTTATTATGTAACATCTGGACCACCACCTATTTTCTTTCAGCCATACTACCCACTGCACTTTCATGTGCCAAATGGtatggtttaa